A genomic window from Cytobacillus suaedae includes:
- a CDS encoding response regulator, whose product MIKLLIVDDEQIEREGMKAILDRAFPDLIVEQANNGNMAVELSASFKPDLVLMDIQMPGMNGLEAVERILVVYPQIKFIMVTAFDTFNYVQSALKLGAKDYILKPSKVSEIRTTVGKVLKEIEDERNLQTESNMQREMLQRTLPLVETDVVTQLLFDHVHEVHLNMLVEMLDIRSTSEVFVMNVIVPNGMEHLYTRIKEKVRKTKSGWMGALYDGQLPIIIFRDKDQSYRAQAISLARDILSISNMEKKTGWFIGIGNDCNSLEEIRQSYQEAIIASSNTTLPVKYRFYQDIPMLTETESLRQVKYLKKDFSDQVRLGQWDQLKSSISHLIQAYEIEGIEMQQAQQLVLEALWSIWSITSELGIETATPIYNYQTLNYRQLRSETTNLLIEIKKSYDKHYENLEANTIHQIKQYIMENSQQNISLETLSTKVGLSPIYISKMFKEKLGVNYIDFLTECRIEKAKKMLADPEKSIKEITLEIGYHEPNYFSKVFKKMCNVTPREYRKTLLGLKD is encoded by the coding sequence ATGATTAAGCTCTTAATTGTGGATGACGAACAAATAGAGCGGGAAGGGATGAAAGCAATTTTAGATAGAGCTTTCCCAGATCTGATTGTTGAACAAGCAAATAACGGGAATATGGCAGTAGAATTATCAGCAAGCTTTAAACCGGATTTAGTTCTGATGGATATACAAATGCCAGGGATGAATGGTTTGGAAGCGGTAGAACGGATTCTTGTTGTATATCCTCAAATTAAATTCATAATGGTAACAGCCTTTGATACTTTTAATTATGTTCAATCTGCCTTAAAACTTGGAGCTAAAGATTATATTTTAAAACCAAGTAAAGTGAGTGAAATTAGAACAACCGTAGGAAAGGTTTTGAAGGAAATAGAGGATGAGAGGAACTTGCAAACAGAAAGCAATATGCAAAGAGAAATGCTTCAAAGAACGTTACCTCTCGTTGAAACAGATGTTGTTACACAATTACTGTTCGATCATGTACATGAAGTTCATTTAAATATGCTTGTGGAGATGCTTGATATCCGCTCTACAAGTGAAGTATTTGTCATGAACGTGATTGTACCGAATGGAATGGAACATCTTTACACCCGGATTAAAGAAAAGGTCAGGAAAACGAAAAGCGGGTGGATGGGTGCCTTATACGATGGACAGTTACCGATTATTATTTTCCGAGACAAAGATCAATCGTATCGCGCCCAAGCCATATCTCTAGCAAGAGATATTTTATCTATAAGCAACATGGAAAAGAAAACTGGTTGGTTTATCGGCATAGGAAATGATTGCAACTCTTTAGAGGAAATCCGTCAATCCTATCAGGAAGCAATCATTGCTTCAAGCAATACAACTCTTCCTGTAAAATATCGTTTTTATCAAGATATTCCGATGTTAACTGAAACAGAAAGTCTCAGGCAGGTGAAATATTTAAAGAAAGACTTTTCTGATCAGGTACGCCTTGGTCAGTGGGATCAATTGAAGTCAAGTATAAGCCATCTTATCCAAGCGTACGAGATAGAAGGCATTGAAATGCAACAAGCACAACAATTAGTATTAGAAGCACTATGGTCAATTTGGTCAATTACGAGTGAATTGGGAATCGAGACAGCAACCCCAATCTATAACTATCAGACACTAAACTACCGTCAACTGCGCTCAGAAACTACCAATTTATTAATTGAAATAAAAAAATCTTACGATAAACATTATGAAAATTTGGAAGCGAATACAATCCATCAAATTAAACAATATATCATGGAAAATTCACAACAGAATATTTCGTTAGAAACACTTAGTACTAAAGTTGGTTTGAGTCCAATTTATATCAGTAAAATGTTTAAGGAGAAGCTAGGCGTAAATTACATTGACTTTTTAACAGAATGCCGTATAGAAAAAGCGAAGAAAATGTTAGCAGATCCAGAGAAAAGTATAAAGGAAATTACATTAGAAATTGGTTATCATGAGCCAAATTACTTTAGCAAGGTATTTAAAAAAATGTGTAATGTAACACCTAGAGAATACCGTAAAACCCTGCTTGGTTTAAAAGACTAG
- the xylF gene encoding D-xylose ABC transporter substrate-binding protein, which translates to MVRKLRTIGVLSFFCVLLMLAACEGGTSPEMTESREPEKEQIPQLDEKIKIGFSMDTLEEERWPKDRDLFKEAVEALGGEVVIREAKGDDALQIVQAETLISEGIDLLVIVPHNAEAVATIVNKAHSAGIKVISYDRLVKNSSIDLYISFDNELVGELQAQAITKLVPKGKYVYIGGANTDHNAHLLKKGVFNVLQPLIDSGDIQIVYDQWTANWAPENARANMESALKINNNEIDAVIAANDATAGGVIEALAAQGLAGKIPVAGQDADLAATQRIVEGTQTMTIYKPIKTLAYEAAKVAIEMAKGETVITDRTINNGKLEIPSLLLRPTAVDQKNIDETIIADGFHLREEVYRNKGE; encoded by the coding sequence ATGGTAAGAAAGCTAAGGACAATAGGAGTGTTAAGTTTCTTCTGTGTTTTACTAATGCTAGCAGCATGCGAAGGTGGAACTTCTCCGGAAATGACAGAAAGTAGAGAGCCGGAGAAAGAGCAGATTCCCCAATTGGATGAGAAAATCAAAATTGGCTTTTCGATGGATACGCTAGAAGAAGAACGTTGGCCAAAGGATAGAGACTTATTTAAAGAAGCAGTGGAGGCATTAGGGGGCGAAGTTGTTATACGTGAAGCAAAAGGTGATGATGCTCTACAAATTGTACAGGCAGAAACATTAATTAGTGAAGGGATAGACTTACTGGTTATTGTTCCACATAACGCAGAAGCTGTAGCGACTATTGTTAACAAAGCTCATTCTGCAGGTATTAAAGTAATATCATATGACCGTTTAGTGAAAAATTCATCCATTGATCTATACATCTCTTTTGACAATGAGTTAGTTGGGGAGCTTCAAGCTCAGGCAATTACAAAGTTAGTTCCAAAAGGGAAGTATGTATATATCGGTGGGGCCAACACAGACCACAATGCCCATTTACTTAAAAAAGGAGTGTTTAATGTGCTCCAGCCACTAATAGATAGTGGGGACATACAAATTGTATATGACCAATGGACTGCAAATTGGGCTCCCGAAAATGCACGTGCCAACATGGAATCTGCCTTGAAGATTAATAATAATGAGATAGATGCTGTTATTGCTGCAAATGATGCAACGGCTGGAGGAGTTATCGAAGCACTTGCAGCACAGGGTCTTGCAGGGAAGATACCTGTTGCTGGTCAAGATGCTGACTTAGCTGCAACTCAACGTATTGTTGAAGGTACCCAAACAATGACAATCTATAAACCTATTAAGACCTTAGCGTACGAAGCAGCAAAGGTTGCTATCGAAATGGCAAAGGGAGAAACAGTTATAACTGATAGAACAATTAACAATGGGAAACTAGAAATACCATCCCTTCTCCTTCGACCAACTGCGGTAGATCAAAAAAATATAGATGAAACCATTATTGCTGATGGTTTTCATTTACGGGAAGAGGTTTATAGAAATAAAGGAGAATGA
- a CDS encoding Gfo/Idh/MocA family oxidoreductase: MIKTILVGYGFAAKVFHLPHLVQSDKFEVVGVVSRSGASKEDSDISLLPVYESLEEAILQSNATLYIITTPSDMHYDMIKQCILAGKDVLVEKPAFLTIEEGEELIKLSRNSKSVISVHQNRRWDGDFLTIKKLLKEGTLGDWKVLESRFDRFRPVIRNRWREQPGAGSGILYDLGSHLIDQALVLFGEPDAIYAEVMTQRENGQTDDGFFISFHYEEKRVYLRSSSFINSTYPRFEMHGLKGSFVKYGLDKQEPQLVEGTFYKGKEKEVGTIHKEDTKDIIVESGGYDHFFSLIADGLLKREPVVSLEEALKVTRFIELARVSSEEGRLIKKEEWLSY, encoded by the coding sequence GTGATAAAAACGATACTTGTTGGTTATGGATTTGCCGCTAAGGTGTTTCATTTACCGCATTTAGTACAATCTGATAAATTCGAAGTGGTAGGAGTTGTTTCAAGGTCAGGGGCATCTAAGGAAGATAGCGATATAAGTCTTTTACCGGTATATGAATCGTTAGAAGAGGCAATCTTACAAAGTAATGCAACCTTATATATAATTACAACACCATCTGATATGCATTACGATATGATAAAGCAATGCATTCTGGCAGGAAAAGATGTACTTGTTGAAAAGCCAGCGTTTTTAACAATTGAAGAAGGAGAAGAATTAATTAAACTTTCCAGGAATAGCAAATCTGTCATTTCTGTACATCAAAACCGCCGCTGGGACGGAGACTTTCTAACGATAAAAAAGCTACTTAAAGAAGGAACGTTAGGAGATTGGAAGGTACTTGAATCAAGGTTTGATCGATTTAGACCGGTTATTCGTAATCGTTGGAGAGAACAGCCAGGAGCAGGGTCTGGTATCCTATACGACTTAGGTTCTCATCTAATCGATCAAGCACTAGTTTTATTCGGTGAACCAGATGCAATCTATGCTGAGGTAATGACTCAACGAGAGAATGGTCAAACGGACGATGGCTTTTTCATCTCGTTCCATTACGAGGAAAAACGAGTCTATTTACGGTCTAGTTCCTTTATTAATTCGACTTACCCTCGTTTTGAAATGCATGGATTAAAAGGTAGCTTTGTAAAATATGGGCTAGATAAACAAGAACCTCAATTAGTAGAAGGTACCTTCTATAAAGGGAAAGAAAAAGAAGTTGGAACAATCCATAAAGAAGATACCAAAGACATTATTGTGGAGTCTGGGGGGTACGATCACTTCTTTTCTTTGATTGCAGATGGGTTATTGAAAAGAGAGCCAGTTGTTTCTTTGGAAGAAGCACTTAAAGTAACTAGGTTTATCGAGTTAGCACGTGTTTCTTCTGAGGAAGGTAGATTGATAAAAAAAGAAGAATGGCTATCTTATTAA
- a CDS encoding MarR family transcriptional regulator, with protein MNIFENLLTSLKRASEVSVSIMKPRDEGEINHGLVILLFMIHNKKEIKTSEISEHFGVTSGAATGIADKLEGLGLIERKRSTSDRRVVSLVLSEKGEKLVQDKKKEHVELYQYILNDFSEKELLETIHMLNKISDRIERYNKEEQHGNS; from the coding sequence TTGAACATTTTTGAGAATTTATTAACTTCATTAAAAAGAGCAAGTGAAGTGAGTGTATCGATTATGAAGCCTAGAGATGAAGGAGAGATTAATCATGGCTTAGTGATCTTACTTTTTATGATTCACAACAAAAAGGAAATAAAGACAAGTGAAATTTCAGAGCACTTTGGCGTAACATCAGGGGCTGCTACTGGTATTGCTGATAAACTTGAAGGTCTTGGGTTAATTGAAAGGAAACGAAGTACATCGGATCGAAGGGTTGTCTCGTTAGTTTTATCTGAAAAAGGTGAAAAACTTGTTCAAGATAAGAAAAAAGAACATGTAGAACTTTATCAATACATTTTGAATGACTTTTCAGAGAAAGAGTTATTGGAAACCATTCATATGCTTAATAAAATTTCAGATAGAATTGAAAGGTACAACAAGGAGGAACAACATGGAAACTCTTGA
- a CDS encoding MFS transporter: METLDNKQKLLIMIAVMAVLLFSALNMTIVGTALPKIVSAIGGMEYFDWVFTIYMLTSSITAILVGKLSDIYGRKIFILIGIVIFSIGSLLSGFSDTILQLILYRGIQGFGGGMLMSVSFATVGDLFSPRERGRWQGALGGVFGLASLFGPTLGGVIVDNFLWSWVFWVFLPFGVIAFILIAKLYPKAERIEKEKVDYLGSFVLTIVIVTLLLGFSWADSKYAWDSVQIIGLFSTSFVSLILFLFIETKVKSPVIPLHLFKNSVFTISNVVAFLLGMGMFSVIMYIPFHVQGVAGETATTSGLIEMAMTISMVVSSAIAGNLITKTGKYKKIAIIGLLVMTFGIYLNTLLTIETSLSRVILNLIVVGLGMGVTFPVFNTTVQNAVKHKYLGVATATSQLFRELGGTIGVAIMGAIMTNKMAEKIEEMNMPEIPAGQVPEGGKEMDVEALQDPQLLMNPDALEKVRDEIPGPMLEMFNSLIVSMREALSYALSSVFMFAAVAIALTVILTFFLKEIKLRTSNEDEVEEEVQGEQ; encoded by the coding sequence ATGGAAACTCTTGATAATAAGCAAAAATTGTTAATCATGATTGCAGTTATGGCAGTGTTATTATTTTCAGCACTTAACATGACAATCGTTGGGACAGCATTACCGAAGATTGTTTCGGCAATTGGTGGTATGGAGTACTTTGATTGGGTATTTACCATTTATATGTTGACTTCAAGTATAACTGCAATCTTAGTCGGAAAGCTTTCTGATATTTATGGAAGAAAGATTTTTATACTTATTGGTATTGTTATTTTTAGTATAGGTTCACTTTTAAGTGGCTTTTCCGATACGATTCTACAACTAATCTTATACCGGGGAATCCAAGGCTTTGGAGGCGGGATGCTTATGAGCGTTTCGTTTGCAACAGTTGGGGATTTATTCTCACCTAGAGAGCGTGGCCGCTGGCAAGGAGCACTTGGCGGGGTTTTTGGTTTAGCAAGTCTATTTGGACCAACACTAGGTGGGGTTATTGTAGATAACTTCCTATGGTCATGGGTATTCTGGGTATTCCTACCGTTTGGTGTCATCGCATTTATCTTAATTGCTAAGCTCTACCCGAAAGCAGAACGTATAGAAAAAGAAAAAGTCGACTATTTAGGTTCTTTCGTATTAACGATTGTAATTGTGACGCTGCTTCTAGGGTTTTCATGGGCTGATTCAAAATATGCATGGGATTCAGTGCAGATTATTGGGTTGTTTTCAACTTCCTTTGTATCGTTAATTCTATTTTTATTCATAGAAACAAAGGTCAAAAGTCCAGTAATTCCACTTCACCTTTTTAAAAATAGTGTATTTACGATTTCGAATGTTGTTGCCTTTTTATTAGGGATGGGGATGTTTAGTGTAATCATGTACATTCCATTCCATGTTCAAGGGGTTGCAGGCGAAACTGCGACAACATCTGGACTAATTGAAATGGCCATGACGATTTCAATGGTTGTTTCAAGTGCTATTGCAGGAAATTTAATTACCAAGACGGGTAAGTATAAAAAGATTGCGATTATTGGTTTATTGGTAATGACTTTTGGAATCTACTTAAATACATTACTAACAATTGAGACGTCCCTTTCACGTGTTATCTTAAATCTAATTGTAGTAGGTCTTGGGATGGGGGTAACCTTCCCTGTGTTTAATACAACTGTACAAAATGCGGTAAAACATAAATATTTAGGTGTGGCAACTGCAACCTCTCAGCTTTTCCGTGAGTTAGGTGGAACAATTGGAGTAGCGATTATGGGTGCAATTATGACGAATAAAATGGCAGAAAAGATTGAAGAAATGAACATGCCAGAAATTCCAGCTGGCCAGGTCCCAGAAGGAGGAAAGGAGATGGATGTGGAAGCATTGCAAGATCCACAACTTTTAATGAATCCTGATGCTTTAGAAAAAGTTAGAGACGAAATTCCTGGACCAATGCTTGAAATGTTTAACTCTCTTATCGTCTCAATGCGAGAAGCACTAAGCTATGCATTATCCTCAGTTTTTATGTTTGCTGCAGTTGCCATTGCATTAACCGTCATTTTAACCTTCTTCTTAAAGGAAATTAAACTCCGGACATCTAACGAAGATGAGGTAGAGGAAGAGGTACAGGGAGAACAATAA
- a CDS encoding SDR family oxidoreductase, translated as MKLVIFGATGRTGIPLVNQALEKGHEVTVLVRNKSKLNISHNNLTVIEGDVLDYELVERVINGQDAVLSVIGHTKNAPKNLLTQATIGMTRAMEIHGVKRLISLTGAGVEVEKDVKQGLVSQLIHKALTIFAKDLWFDSISQKDVIMKTDLDWTIVRGPRLMEGEKTEQYQTGYFKFKKPMINRADIAHFMLEELEKNQYVKEYPLIGTL; from the coding sequence ATGAAACTTGTTATTTTTGGCGCAACGGGGAGAACAGGGATACCGCTAGTGAATCAAGCATTAGAAAAGGGACATGAGGTAACTGTGCTTGTACGTAATAAAAGTAAATTGAATATTTCACATAATAATTTAACAGTTATTGAAGGTGATGTATTAGACTATGAACTTGTTGAGAGAGTGATTAATGGCCAGGATGCAGTATTAAGTGTGATCGGACACACTAAAAATGCACCAAAGAATCTGTTAACGCAGGCAACAATCGGTATGACAAGAGCTATGGAAATTCACGGTGTCAAAAGGTTAATTAGTTTAACGGGAGCAGGAGTAGAGGTCGAAAAAGATGTTAAGCAAGGATTAGTAAGCCAACTTATTCATAAGGCTTTAACAATCTTCGCAAAAGATTTATGGTTTGATTCCATTAGTCAAAAGGATGTCATTATGAAGACGGATTTAGATTGGACAATAGTCAGGGGTCCAAGGCTGATGGAAGGTGAAAAAACAGAACAATACCAAACAGGTTACTTTAAATTTAAAAAGCCAATGATTAATCGCGCGGATATTGCTCATTTTATGTTAGAGGAATTAGAAAAAAATCAATATGTTAAAGAGTATCCGTTAATAGGAACGCTTTAA
- a CDS encoding DMT family transporter: protein MKLYGALILLSLIWGLSFVFIETLISTAGVWGTVFLRCIAGALILLPLLLRKIRKKEIQKRLPWKALVTVGVINAGLPWGLIALSQTNITSNTAAVLNALTPILTGLIGFFVFSILLNKMQWVGIGLGFIGILILMNFNVNELFSSQFVGIGTMLIAATCYGFATQFTRKYLKQTHVVVISTFSLLVGACVGLVGVLITDSAAFARIIETADFVFMGSVIGLGCLGSGIANLLYYYLINEGGAEFASTVTYLIPLTALLWGNVLLGEPITSNLLLGLATIFLGVYLANKKSKAKQRSSHAL, encoded by the coding sequence ATGAAATTGTATGGTGCGTTAATTTTATTAAGTTTAATATGGGGTTTATCATTTGTATTTATCGAGACGTTAATAAGTACAGCGGGAGTCTGGGGTACTGTTTTTTTACGTTGTATAGCAGGTGCCTTGATTTTACTACCACTTTTATTAAGAAAAATAAGAAAGAAGGAAATACAAAAACGTCTTCCTTGGAAAGCGCTAGTAACAGTGGGTGTTATTAATGCAGGCTTACCATGGGGTCTTATCGCATTGAGCCAAACGAATATTACAAGTAATACGGCAGCGGTGCTGAATGCACTCACTCCTATACTAACTGGCTTAATTGGATTTTTTGTATTTTCTATTTTACTCAATAAAATGCAATGGGTAGGAATTGGTCTTGGCTTTATTGGCATTTTAATTCTTATGAACTTTAATGTTAACGAGTTGTTCTCCAGTCAGTTTGTAGGAATTGGAACGATGCTAATTGCCGCAACCTGTTATGGTTTTGCCACTCAGTTTACAAGAAAATACTTAAAACAAACTCATGTTGTTGTTATATCCACATTCTCTCTTCTAGTGGGAGCGTGTGTCGGATTAGTCGGTGTACTTATTACGGATTCAGCAGCATTTGCGAGGATAATAGAAACTGCAGATTTCGTCTTTATGGGTTCGGTCATCGGTCTAGGTTGTCTAGGATCAGGTATTGCTAACTTACTTTATTATTACTTAATCAATGAGGGAGGAGCAGAGTTTGCCAGTACTGTCACCTACTTAATCCCTCTTACAGCACTATTATGGGGAAATGTATTACTTGGAGAACCCATTACGAGTAACCTACTGCTAGGATTGGCAACCATCTTTTTGGGAGTGTATCTAGCAAATAAAAAGTCAAAAGCAAAACAAAGAAGTTCACATGCTTTATAA
- a CDS encoding DUF4397 domain-containing protein: MKKLILLSVFTLVFSLFGGAVMADNHDQAKVRIIHASPDAPAVDITVNGDTVVENAGFKAVTDYLMVPAGDHEVSIFAAGTVAEGNPVLTATLTVEAGKAYTALAVNKLESLEVAVLNDDMTTTADKTKVRVGHFSPDAPNVDIAVTGGDVLFSDAPFKAVTEYAEIDPATLDLEVRVAGTEDVVLSLPGTELKANTIYTVLAVGLAAGEPALDVIVLADPASSAMPTEMPKTGNGGLTGLITTILPIVLLAAGLSYFLFRRKSMFQS; encoded by the coding sequence ATGAAGAAGCTTATTTTACTATCAGTCTTTACACTTGTATTCTCATTATTTGGAGGGGCTGTAATGGCGGATAATCATGATCAAGCCAAAGTACGAATTATCCATGCCTCACCTGATGCTCCTGCTGTTGATATTACAGTTAATGGAGATACTGTAGTGGAAAATGCAGGCTTTAAAGCAGTTACAGATTATTTAATGGTTCCAGCAGGTGACCATGAAGTGAGTATTTTTGCTGCGGGTACAGTGGCAGAAGGTAATCCAGTATTAACTGCAACACTTACAGTTGAAGCAGGTAAAGCTTATACTGCACTAGCCGTTAATAAACTTGAAAGTCTGGAAGTAGCCGTATTAAATGATGATATGACAACAACAGCAGATAAAACAAAGGTTCGAGTGGGACACTTTTCACCAGATGCACCAAATGTTGATATAGCGGTAACAGGTGGGGACGTTCTATTCTCAGATGCGCCATTTAAAGCAGTGACAGAATATGCTGAGATTGATCCAGCGACCCTAGATTTAGAAGTCCGCGTTGCAGGTACGGAAGATGTAGTTCTTTCTTTACCAGGTACTGAGCTTAAAGCAAACACAATTTATACGGTTTTAGCTGTAGGTCTTGCTGCTGGTGAACCTGCTTTAGATGTAATTGTATTAGCAGATCCAGCAAGTTCAGCTATGCCTACAGAGATGCCTAAAACAGGTAATGGGGGATTAACTGGTTTAATCACAACTATCCTACCAATTGTTCTACTAGCAGCGGGTCTTTCATACTTTTTATTTAGACGAAAAAGTATGTTTCAATCTTAG
- a CDS encoding class F sortase translates to MDATIIPVGLQEDGTMEVPKDVMEVGWFLQGAKPGQAGNIVLAGHVDSYLGPGIFFHLEHVSLKDRIIITDGHNKKIIYKITKIERYPYQDGPLGEIFGFTSERRLQLITCTGSYNPFKRTHEERLVVTAIEEES, encoded by the coding sequence TTGGATGCAACTATCATACCAGTGGGACTTCAAGAGGATGGAACGATGGAAGTACCAAAGGATGTGATGGAGGTAGGATGGTTTTTACAAGGTGCTAAACCGGGCCAGGCAGGGAATATAGTGTTAGCTGGACATGTGGATAGCTATCTCGGCCCGGGTATCTTCTTTCATTTAGAACATGTTTCTTTGAAAGATAGAATTATTATTACAGATGGACATAATAAGAAGATCATATATAAGATAACAAAAATAGAAAGATATCCATACCAGGATGGACCACTTGGAGAGATATTTGGTTTCACTTCTGAGAGAAGATTGCAATTAATAACATGCACCGGTTCATATAATCCGTTCAAAAGAACGCATGAAGAAAGACTGGTTGTCACAGCCATAGAAGAGGAAAGCTAG
- a CDS encoding FAD-dependent oxidoreductase yields the protein MTKSICIIGAGIGGLTAGAYLAKAGYDVTVLEKATTVGGSAGWYIRKGRMFPTGATIAFGLEEKGVLRKILNDLQIKLPVNDMLHPMDVILPSGKVSIYKSKESWEKELNQAFSDRSGDVIKFWDELTQISQDVLGVTESEVSLPIRRLYDLGNLPKYLVQHPNSALRLARFARWTVRDLLKRHNLELYEPLIHFLNAQLIDAVQTDVSEAALLPSSVALSIYRKGSFTFENGMGQLCKALSDKIEELGGKVLVASPVQKVNYDEIQKKWSVESRKYTSAFNIVINNSGISFGPNTSYTDDGEFSWGAFRLDAIVSDEIKQALPKDSKLPFAYQIVPNSSQSTLINRAHGPVYVTFHKAKDKDGEPIDNEVAMTISVHTDLRIWNGYSKEDYKIAKEQLVSEILNEVEQVIPVKERLKYHEAGSPLTYEKFIGKSGVGGFPLTVKNAISKPRGVRSTLPQFYIVGEHVFPGPGTLSSCLSGYNAARAIMKE from the coding sequence TTGACAAAATCCATTTGCATTATTGGAGCAGGAATAGGTGGTTTAACTGCCGGAGCCTATTTAGCAAAGGCTGGCTATGATGTGACTGTTTTGGAAAAAGCAACAACAGTTGGAGGTTCTGCAGGTTGGTATATTCGTAAAGGGAGAATGTTCCCTACTGGAGCAACCATTGCCTTTGGGCTTGAAGAGAAGGGTGTGTTAAGAAAAATACTAAATGATTTACAAATTAAGCTACCAGTAAATGATATGCTTCACCCGATGGATGTTATTTTACCGAGTGGAAAGGTATCCATTTATAAGTCGAAAGAAAGCTGGGAGAAAGAGCTAAATCAAGCCTTTTCTGACCGAAGTGGAGATGTTATTAAATTTTGGGATGAACTTACCCAAATAAGTCAGGATGTTCTTGGGGTAACAGAATCTGAGGTGTCTTTACCGATTAGAAGGTTATATGACTTAGGAAACCTACCTAAATATCTAGTCCAACACCCTAATTCTGCACTTCGCCTAGCGCGATTTGCTCGATGGACAGTGAGGGATTTATTAAAACGACATAATCTTGAATTATATGAACCTCTTATTCATTTCCTTAATGCTCAACTAATTGATGCTGTTCAAACAGATGTAAGTGAAGCAGCCCTTTTGCCTTCAAGTGTAGCATTGTCTATTTATAGAAAAGGGAGCTTTACCTTTGAAAATGGGATGGGGCAACTTTGCAAAGCTTTATCTGATAAAATTGAAGAACTAGGTGGCAAAGTATTGGTAGCCTCTCCAGTTCAAAAAGTAAATTATGATGAAATTCAAAAGAAATGGAGTGTCGAAAGTAGAAAGTATACTTCTGCTTTTAATATAGTTATAAATAATTCAGGTATATCTTTTGGTCCCAATACGAGTTATACAGATGATGGTGAATTCTCTTGGGGAGCATTCAGATTAGATGCCATTGTATCGGATGAGATTAAACAGGCACTCCCAAAAGATAGTAAGCTGCCCTTTGCTTATCAAATTGTTCCTAACTCATCTCAGTCTACCCTTATTAATAGAGCCCATGGACCGGTTTATGTTACATTTCATAAAGCGAAAGATAAAGATGGTGAGCCTATTGATAATGAAGTTGCCATGACTATATCTGTGCATACAGACCTTAGAATATGGAATGGCTACTCTAAAGAGGATTATAAGATTGCTAAAGAACAATTAGTAAGTGAAATTCTTAACGAGGTTGAGCAGGTAATACCTGTGAAGGAAAGGCTGAAGTATCACGAAGCCGGTTCTCCACTAACTTATGAAAAGTTTATTGGCAAGTCAGGGGTCGGTGGCTTTCCGTTAACCGTAAAAAATGCAATTAGTAAGCCTAGAGGTGTGCGTTCGACGCTTCCACAATTCTACATTGTTGGAGAACACGTATTTCCTGGACCGGGCACACTTTCATCATGTTTAAGTGGGTATAATGCTGCAAGGGCGATTATGAAAGAATAA